The following coding sequences are from one uncultured Cohaesibacter sp. window:
- a CDS encoding histidine phosphatase family protein, translating to MPIPPIYYIRHGETDWNAEYRYQGQKDIPLNKKGEGQASRNGRVLAELLPDPKDAVLYCSPMTRTRQTLDLVLQAAGWTDTPWAKSVIFDDRLIEFSFGDWEGWTLEEIKEREPELYWQREKDKWTTRMPNGESYQMLSERVGEWLHKLEKPTVVIAHGGVLRIVRYFLENVPELEAPVLKTPQDKIYYWDGQQAKWI from the coding sequence ATGCCTATCCCGCCAATTTATTACATTCGCCACGGTGAAACAGATTGGAATGCCGAATATCGCTATCAGGGGCAGAAAGACATTCCGCTGAACAAGAAAGGCGAGGGGCAGGCCAGCCGTAACGGCAGGGTGCTGGCAGAGTTGTTGCCAGATCCCAAGGATGCCGTTCTTTATTGTAGTCCAATGACGCGCACCAGACAGACCCTTGATCTGGTTCTGCAGGCTGCCGGTTGGACCGATACCCCTTGGGCCAAATCGGTGATATTTGATGACCGTTTGATTGAATTCTCATTTGGCGATTGGGAAGGCTGGACCCTGGAAGAGATCAAGGAGCGCGAACCCGAGCTATATTGGCAGCGTGAAAAGGACAAATGGACCACCCGCATGCCAAATGGAGAAAGCTATCAAATGCTCTCCGAACGTGTCGGTGAATGGCTTCATAAACTTGAAAAACCAACGGTTGTCATTGCCCATGGAGGCGTGTTGCGAATTGTGCGATATTTCCTCGAAAATGTGCCAGAACTTGAGGCCCCAGTGTTAAAAACCCCTCAGGACAAGATTTATTACTGGGATGGGCAGCAAGCTAAGTGGATTTAG
- a CDS encoding PepSY-associated TM helix domain-containing protein, producing the protein MSFRRIVFWAHLIVGVVTGLVIFALAFTGVMLTYEMQIKDAFSPSIAPTAEHAQVLSADEIMQIAKPAFPGETATLNFYKDDSKPVSVSAGRHEAKLIDQYRGEFIEGDVNPTEGFFGLMENIHKHLAAGYGSLGQDAVKISNLAFLFIIISGAYLWLPRKWKWPFLKQKIFFQKMPTAKARDFNWHHVFSFWVLIPLIAVVGSGVVLSYQWANELVFAAAGLEAPQGRGQGKGMWARGSGGGASELPVDQLVSYQSILDKAKGVESNWKTISIIVPDSDQAGSVDVLVDTGNGKQVSTQQTITYNRETGDVASVKGPDEMATPTQSLRRYIRFLHTGEVYGVIGQTLAGIASLACLFLVWTGFALAWRRLISPLFRPKAKPTVTAH; encoded by the coding sequence ATGTCTTTCAGACGAATTGTTTTCTGGGCCCACCTGATCGTAGGGGTGGTCACAGGACTTGTTATTTTTGCTTTGGCCTTTACCGGCGTCATGCTTACCTATGAAATGCAGATCAAAGATGCCTTTAGCCCAAGCATTGCTCCGACGGCCGAGCATGCACAGGTGCTTTCGGCAGATGAAATCATGCAGATCGCCAAACCGGCGTTCCCCGGCGAAACCGCCACGCTCAATTTCTACAAGGATGATAGCAAGCCGGTCTCCGTTTCCGCTGGACGCCACGAAGCCAAATTGATCGATCAATATCGTGGTGAATTCATCGAAGGCGACGTCAATCCCACCGAAGGCTTCTTTGGCTTGATGGAGAACATTCACAAGCATCTTGCAGCAGGCTACGGCTCTCTTGGTCAGGATGCTGTAAAAATCAGCAATCTGGCTTTTCTGTTCATCATCATATCCGGTGCCTATTTGTGGCTGCCACGCAAGTGGAAATGGCCTTTCCTGAAACAGAAAATCTTTTTCCAGAAGATGCCAACCGCCAAGGCGCGTGACTTCAACTGGCACCATGTCTTTTCCTTCTGGGTGCTCATTCCGTTGATTGCTGTGGTTGGTTCAGGGGTTGTGCTGTCCTATCAGTGGGCCAATGAACTGGTCTTTGCGGCAGCGGGCCTGGAAGCTCCTCAAGGACGCGGACAAGGCAAAGGCATGTGGGCCAGAGGGTCTGGCGGGGGCGCTTCCGAGCTGCCTGTCGACCAGCTTGTTTCCTATCAGAGCATACTGGACAAGGCCAAGGGCGTTGAGAGCAACTGGAAAACCATTTCCATCATTGTACCAGACTCGGATCAGGCGGGATCGGTAGACGTGCTGGTTGATACTGGCAACGGCAAACAGGTGTCCACACAGCAGACGATAACCTATAACAGAGAAACCGGCGATGTCGCCTCGGTCAAAGGCCCAGATGAAATGGCCACCCCGACGCAGTCTCTTCGCCGCTACATTCGTTTCCTGCATACAGGCGAAGTCTATGGCGTGATCGGGCAAACCCTTGCCGGGATTGCGTCTCTGGCTTGTCTCTTCCTTGTCTGGACAGGCTTTGCGCTGGCGTGGCGTCGTCTCATCTCGCCGCTGTTTCGCCCCAAGGCAAAGCCAACGGTGACAGCCCACTAA
- a CDS encoding response regulator transcription factor: MQKTMHILVIEDDNEIQTLLAALLQRNGWMASLASNGREADAIMARSCIDLILLDVMLPGEDGLSICSRIRSISTIPILILSAKGEDIDRVVGLELGADDYMSKPFNPRELEARIKAMLRRSRMAIKDSHVQAPILYFGGKWQLDVRKRELSDYNGVRTHLTPAEFDLLRVFCERPGLTLTREQLIELTQGPTSGATERSIDILISRLRRKLEGGPDGQKLIHTVRSGGYEFIAEVHEQRETI; the protein is encoded by the coding sequence ATGCAGAAAACCATGCACATTTTGGTCATCGAAGATGACAACGAAATCCAGACACTGCTCGCCGCATTGTTGCAGCGCAACGGCTGGATGGCTTCTCTCGCTTCAAACGGAAGAGAAGCAGATGCGATTATGGCCCGTAGCTGTATCGACCTAATTCTTCTCGACGTCATGCTTCCCGGCGAAGACGGCTTGAGCATTTGCTCTCGGATACGCTCGATTTCAACCATTCCAATTCTAATTCTCTCCGCCAAGGGCGAGGATATTGATAGGGTTGTCGGGTTGGAGCTTGGGGCCGACGACTATATGTCGAAACCGTTCAATCCTCGCGAACTGGAAGCGAGAATCAAAGCCATGCTTCGTCGAAGCCGAATGGCCATCAAAGATAGCCATGTACAGGCCCCGATTCTTTACTTCGGTGGTAAATGGCAGTTGGACGTTAGAAAACGCGAGCTTTCCGACTATAATGGTGTGCGTACGCACCTGACGCCGGCAGAATTTGATTTATTGCGCGTTTTCTGCGAACGTCCAGGCCTTACTCTGACGCGTGAGCAATTGATTGAGCTTACCCAAGGCCCCACCTCGGGAGCAACCGAGCGCAGCATCGATATTCTGATCTCCCGCTTGCGTCGCAAGTTGGAAGGTGGACCGGATGGGCAAAAGCTTATTCATACAGTTCGCTCTGGCGGTTATGAGTTCATTGCCGAAGTGCACGAACAACGCGAGACTATATGA
- the aroC gene encoding chorismate synthase: protein MSHNSFGHLFRVTTWGESHGPAIGCTVDGCPSLIAISSEEIQKDLDRRRPGQSRYTTQRQEADQVEILSGVFAHPETGEQVTTGTSIGLIIHNTDQRSKDYGNIAERYRPGHADYTYDAKYGIRDYRGGGRSSARETAMRVAAGAIARKVIPHITIRGALVQMGPHKINRENWDWNEVGNNPFFCPDKEAAALWAEYLDGIRKSGSSIGAVIEIVASGVPVGLGAPIYAKLDQDIASAMMSINAVKGVEIGEGFNAACLTGEENADEMRIGADGKPEFLSNHAGGILGGISNGEEVVVRFAIKPTSSILTPKKSITRSGEEVDVMTKGRHDPCVGIRAVPVGEAMLALVLADHTLLHRAQQG from the coding sequence ATGTCGCATAACAGTTTCGGACATCTCTTTCGCGTTACCACATGGGGGGAAAGCCACGGCCCGGCCATAGGCTGCACCGTGGATGGTTGTCCGTCCCTGATTGCCATCTCCAGCGAGGAAATCCAGAAAGATCTGGATCGCCGTCGTCCGGGGCAATCGCGCTACACCACCCAGCGTCAGGAAGCCGATCAGGTCGAAATCCTGTCCGGTGTCTTTGCGCATCCCGAAACTGGCGAACAGGTGACCACCGGCACCTCCATCGGGCTTATCATTCACAACACGGATCAGCGCTCCAAGGACTATGGCAACATTGCCGAGCGTTATCGCCCCGGTCACGCAGATTACACCTATGATGCCAAATATGGCATCAGGGACTATCGCGGAGGCGGGCGCTCTTCAGCGCGCGAAACGGCGATGCGTGTTGCCGCCGGAGCCATCGCCCGCAAGGTCATCCCGCATATCACGATCCGCGGCGCTCTGGTGCAAATGGGACCGCACAAGATCAATCGGGAAAACTGGGATTGGAATGAGGTGGGCAACAACCCCTTCTTCTGTCCGGACAAGGAAGCTGCCGCACTTTGGGCTGAGTATCTGGACGGCATTCGCAAGAGCGGATCTTCCATCGGTGCCGTGATCGAGATCGTGGCCTCGGGTGTGCCGGTTGGGCTTGGCGCTCCGATATATGCCAAGCTGGATCAGGACATCGCCAGCGCGATGATGTCAATCAACGCCGTCAAGGGGGTCGAAATTGGTGAGGGCTTCAATGCCGCTTGTCTGACCGGTGAAGAAAATGCCGACGAAATGCGCATCGGTGCCGACGGCAAGCCTGAATTCCTCTCCAATCACGCAGGCGGCATTCTTGGCGGTATCTCAAATGGAGAAGAGGTCGTGGTCCGCTTTGCCATCAAACCGACCAGCTCGATCCTGACGCCGAAGAAATCCATCACCCGCTCCGGTGAAGAAGTGGATGTCATGACCAAGGGACGTCACGATCCATGCGTTGGCATTCGCGCGGTTCCTGTGGGTGAGGCAATGCTGGCGCTTGTGTTGGCAGATCATACGCTTTTGCATCGCGCACAGCAGGGCTGA
- a CDS encoding Lrp/AsnC family transcriptional regulator, with the protein MQLDQLDKRDRQILNLLQDNGRVSNAELAEKVNLSPSACLRRVKQLEDSGLVEGYHMQLDLKACGMSGAAFVFVTLDGQGREALARFERAIKDINEIQDCYLLAGQYDYLLRVIYRNAADLERIHHDILTNLPGVVRVNSTLTLRAVKHTSKLEV; encoded by the coding sequence ATGCAGCTTGATCAACTAGACAAACGAGACCGCCAGATCCTTAATCTTCTTCAGGATAATGGGCGGGTTAGCAATGCGGAACTGGCAGAGAAGGTCAATCTCTCGCCTTCGGCATGCCTGAGGCGGGTCAAGCAGCTGGAAGACAGCGGCCTTGTGGAAGGCTATCACATGCAGCTGGATCTGAAGGCCTGCGGCATGTCCGGGGCTGCTTTCGTCTTTGTTACCCTTGATGGACAGGGGCGCGAGGCTTTGGCTCGCTTCGAACGCGCCATCAAGGATATCAACGAAATTCAGGATTGTTATCTGCTGGCGGGACAGTATGACTATCTGTTGCGCGTTATCTATCGCAACGCGGCCGATTTGGAGCGGATCCACCATGACATCCTTACCAACCTGCCCGGCGTTGTGCGCGTCAATTCAACCCTGACATTGAGAGCGGTCAAGCACACAAGCAAATTGGAGGTTTGA
- a CDS encoding class I SAM-dependent RNA methyltransferase: MTDPVEITIDELGGKGDGIAYHSGGSLFVPFALAGERVRVTPMGDRGELEEIITPSPDRVDPVCSLFRTCGGCTMQHLGEELYRSWKAGLVKDALSARGFDDIKINDLMTTKPGQRRRAVLTARLIGRRLLFGYHEAKSARVVDVDHCPLLVPALNKLLPQLADYLPLFVTKKHEARITLLMTHSGVDLGLDDVKDMRNGQDYLKAVEMAEKLDLARLSANGEVLLERRPPILKMGSAEVSPPVGAFVQAEESAERAMAKLVLESVGEAKKVIDLFCGSGTFALRLAKKAQVWALESEDAALKSLEKAWRFGDQLKGIKMERRDLFRRPVLAAEMKKFDALVFDPPRAGAKAQCEEIAKSKVPIVVAVSCNPGTLARDLRILVDGGYKIVSVTPVDQFLFSPHVECVVTLKR; this comes from the coding sequence GTGACTGATCCTGTTGAAATTACAATTGACGAACTTGGCGGCAAAGGAGACGGGATCGCCTATCACAGTGGCGGGAGCCTTTTTGTTCCCTTTGCGTTGGCCGGAGAGCGCGTGCGCGTAACCCCCATGGGGGACCGGGGCGAACTCGAAGAGATCATCACCCCTTCACCGGACCGGGTGGACCCTGTTTGCTCATTGTTCCGAACATGCGGCGGTTGCACCATGCAGCATCTGGGTGAAGAGCTTTACCGGAGCTGGAAAGCAGGTCTTGTTAAAGATGCCCTTTCCGCTCGCGGGTTCGACGATATAAAGATCAACGATCTGATGACCACAAAGCCGGGCCAACGGCGCCGCGCCGTGCTGACGGCTCGTCTTATCGGGCGGCGCTTGCTCTTTGGTTATCACGAAGCAAAATCTGCAAGGGTCGTCGATGTGGATCATTGTCCGCTGCTCGTTCCAGCGCTCAATAAGCTGTTGCCGCAGCTGGCTGATTATCTGCCGCTCTTTGTGACCAAAAAGCATGAGGCGCGCATCACACTGCTGATGACCCATTCCGGCGTGGATCTGGGACTTGATGATGTGAAGGACATGCGCAATGGACAGGATTATCTGAAAGCCGTTGAAATGGCTGAGAAGCTTGATCTTGCACGGCTATCGGCTAACGGCGAGGTGTTGCTGGAACGCCGCCCGCCGATACTCAAAATGGGCAGTGCCGAGGTCAGCCCACCTGTTGGCGCTTTTGTTCAGGCTGAAGAAAGCGCCGAGCGGGCCATGGCAAAGCTCGTTCTGGAGAGCGTTGGGGAGGCAAAAAAGGTTATTGATCTCTTTTGCGGATCCGGTACCTTCGCGCTGCGTCTTGCAAAAAAGGCTCAGGTCTGGGCGTTGGAAAGCGAAGACGCTGCGCTTAAATCTCTTGAGAAGGCATGGCGCTTTGGCGATCAGCTCAAGGGCATAAAAATGGAACGCCGCGATTTGTTCCGCCGCCCGGTGCTTGCCGCTGAAATGAAGAAATTCGATGCTCTGGTTTTTGACCCGCCACGCGCTGGAGCAAAGGCACAGTGTGAGGAGATTGCCAAATCCAAGGTGCCCATAGTGGTCGCCGTTTCGTGCAATCCCGGCACTTTGGCCCGCGATCTTCGCATATTGGTGGATGGTGGATACAAGATCGTTTCGGTTACACCAGTCGATCAGTTCCTATTTTCTCCGCATGTAGAATGCGTGGTAACGCTGAAGCGTTAA
- a CDS encoding N-acetyltransferase, translating into MTHLSKIPTFTIRQASLDDFEAMAPLWRQLDGYHQGKDPRRFPGTPDEAPRSHAYIAEVIHCADRALLVAESCPTIEGKKGKLVGLSLAMLKTIPPSPIHPVRAVFEVDNLVVDETSRRQGVARALLSACEDWARQNGAREMMLNVYAFNEGAKCFYEKLGFQPLRIQMVHAL; encoded by the coding sequence ATGACCCATTTATCCAAAATCCCGACCTTTACCATAAGGCAGGCAAGCCTTGATGATTTTGAAGCCATGGCCCCATTGTGGCGCCAGCTAGACGGCTACCATCAGGGCAAGGATCCCCGCCGCTTTCCTGGCACGCCGGACGAGGCGCCAAGATCGCACGCCTACATCGCGGAAGTGATCCATTGCGCTGATCGGGCGCTGCTCGTCGCTGAAAGCTGTCCTACGATTGAGGGCAAGAAAGGCAAGCTGGTAGGGCTCAGCCTTGCTATGCTGAAAACCATTCCGCCCAGCCCTATCCATCCTGTTCGTGCTGTTTTCGAAGTAGACAATCTGGTGGTTGATGAAACCAGCCGACGGCAAGGTGTCGCGCGCGCCCTTTTGAGCGCTTGCGAGGATTGGGCCAGACAAAATGGAGCGCGCGAAATGATGCTCAATGTCTATGCCTTCAACGAGGGGGCCAAATGTTTTTACGAGAAACTCGGGTTTCAGCCACTACGCATTCAAATGGTCCATGCCTTATGA
- a CDS encoding ceramidase domain-containing protein, which yields MPSMTLLTSVDIYCERTDASYWSEPVNALTNLPFILAALWAWWTYQKLQSRNGDSRNDILILIAIILAGLIGIGSYLFHTHAQVWSSFADVIPIWTFVAYYLFLAIYRIVGTSLARALRIYGITLICIFVVLWAFSRFLLATNAADAGGDGLNGSTQYLPGIIALYGFALALHIRKHAARGWIFMAAVVFTLSIFFRTIDMTVCSSFPLGTHFLWHILNGLFIGLLLQTLVRYGRKDAA from the coding sequence ATGCCTTCAATGACACTCTTGACCAGCGTCGACATCTATTGCGAGCGGACAGACGCAAGCTACTGGTCGGAGCCGGTGAATGCCCTAACCAATCTGCCCTTCATTCTGGCGGCCTTGTGGGCCTGGTGGACCTACCAAAAATTGCAATCGAGAAACGGCGATTCCCGCAATGATATTTTGATCTTGATTGCCATCATTCTGGCGGGCTTGATTGGCATCGGATCTTATTTGTTCCACACCCATGCTCAGGTCTGGTCCTCGTTTGCTGATGTCATTCCGATATGGACATTTGTCGCCTATTATCTGTTCCTTGCGATCTATCGGATCGTGGGCACTTCGCTGGCGAGAGCCTTGCGAATTTACGGCATAACGCTCATTTGCATTTTCGTTGTCCTGTGGGCCTTCTCACGCTTTTTGCTGGCCACCAATGCGGCCGATGCCGGTGGCGACGGACTAAATGGCTCGACGCAATATTTGCCGGGCATTATCGCCCTTTATGGCTTTGCGCTGGCATTGCATATCCGCAAACATGCGGCACGAGGCTGGATTTTCATGGCTGCGGTTGTCTTCACCCTTTCCATTTTCTTCCGAACCATCGATATGACCGTTTGCAGCAGTTTCCCGCTTGGCACTCATTTTCTATGGCACATACTCAATGGGCTTTTCATCGGCTTGCTGCTTCAAACCCTTGTGCGCTATGGGCGGAAGGATGCCGCCTAG
- a CDS encoding ATP-binding protein yields the protein MIKRRWFDFLNSIAGQLLVLLVLAMVLFLTGIYISVQAARDVPLAPPVMLFSERQIGVAEALSRLPENELLLAIKELEASHPKVSYKVYSSDQVAGLGLEWTWRNHFLKETSKPFRDSYFDRITRFLRPYSASPPKPGVPDWLSNPQEVGLPFAREVEKLQNDQMKVTIFARRPDDKVISASIVISSNSPPNHALENIFVFTLVCMSLLLLWAIIFLIRPLRRLAQATNNIAKENATPKKAEVAGPTELRVAATALNKMQDRIHQLIDDRTRMLAAVGHDLRTPVTRLRLRADTVEPEELKLAFLRDLTMMDGLLKRLMTYFSKGDMEEEPVRLELSSLVDSLANEWSDAGEAVELVDYTNVTILAKPNDLMRMVDNLIDNAIKYAGSCELSLTKEADFACLKVIDHGPGIAQEDKLHLLEPFARGDKARTMNDKSGFGLGLAIARRAAQSHNATLELGDTEGGGLTIVVRFPLSA from the coding sequence ATGATAAAAAGACGCTGGTTTGATTTTTTGAATTCCATTGCCGGGCAGTTGCTTGTGCTTCTTGTTCTGGCGATGGTGTTGTTTCTGACTGGCATTTATATCTCGGTTCAGGCGGCGCGAGACGTTCCTCTTGCGCCTCCAGTGATGTTATTTTCCGAACGGCAGATCGGTGTTGCAGAAGCTTTGTCCCGGCTGCCCGAAAATGAGCTTCTTTTAGCAATAAAAGAGCTTGAAGCATCCCACCCCAAAGTATCCTACAAGGTCTATTCGTCAGATCAGGTCGCCGGTTTGGGCTTGGAATGGACTTGGCGTAATCATTTTTTGAAGGAGACTTCAAAGCCATTCCGCGATAGCTATTTTGACCGCATAACGCGTTTTTTGCGCCCCTATTCCGCGTCTCCGCCCAAGCCGGGCGTACCGGATTGGTTATCAAACCCACAAGAAGTGGGCTTGCCATTCGCGCGCGAGGTAGAAAAGCTTCAAAACGACCAGATGAAGGTTACAATATTTGCCAGACGGCCCGATGACAAGGTCATTAGCGCCAGCATCGTCATCAGTTCTAACTCGCCACCCAATCATGCACTTGAAAACATATTTGTCTTTACCCTCGTGTGCATGTCTCTGTTGCTGCTTTGGGCAATCATCTTTCTTATTCGACCTTTGCGTCGGCTGGCTCAGGCCACCAACAATATCGCAAAGGAAAATGCGACACCCAAAAAGGCTGAAGTTGCCGGGCCGACGGAGCTGCGTGTTGCGGCAACCGCCCTTAACAAGATGCAGGATCGCATCCATCAGCTGATTGATGACCGCACCCGTATGCTTGCCGCTGTTGGCCATGATTTGCGCACGCCTGTAACGCGCCTGAGACTGAGGGCCGACACAGTCGAGCCGGAAGAACTCAAGCTGGCTTTCTTGCGCGATCTCACCATGATGGATGGATTGCTCAAGCGCCTGATGACATATTTTAGTAAGGGCGATATGGAAGAGGAGCCGGTTCGCCTCGAACTCAGCAGCCTGGTTGACAGTCTGGCCAATGAGTGGAGTGACGCGGGTGAGGCGGTTGAGCTGGTAGATTATACGAATGTAACGATCCTTGCCAAACCCAACGACCTAATGCGCATGGTAGACAATCTCATCGATAACGCCATCAAATATGCGGGTAGTTGTGAGCTTTCTTTGACCAAAGAGGCCGACTTCGCCTGCCTCAAGGTCATTGATCATGGTCCCGGCATTGCTCAGGAAGACAAGCTCCATCTGCTGGAACCCTTTGCGCGTGGCGATAAGGCGCGGACCATGAACGATAAGTCCGGCTTCGGATTGGGGTTGGCGATTGCCCGCAGGGCCGCTCAAAGCCACAACGCCACACTAGAGCTGGGTGACACCGAAGGTGGCGGATTGACCATCGTTGTTCGCTTCCCGCTGTCTGCGTGA
- the ald gene encoding alanine dehydrogenase, which translates to MLIGCPKEIKDHEDRVGLVPSSVLELVANGHEVLIETNAGAGIGCSDEDYAAAGAKIAATADEIFAKAEMVVKVKEPLAVERAKLRPGQLLFTYLHLAPDAAQTEDLIKSGATCIAYETVTSPTGALPLLFPMSEVAGRLAPQVGAQALENTGGGMGILLGGVPGVDPAEVVIIGAGVSGTNAARVALGMGANVTMVDRNTNALRAAVDRFGSAIKTVYSNKGNIARLVAKADLVIGTVLIPGAETPKLVTADMIKTMRPGSAVVDVAIDQGGCFETSKATTHSDPTYVVDGVVHYCVANMPGCVARTSTFALNNATLPFALALANKGWVEACKADPYLRTGLNVHDGKVTYEAVAKALGYDFVSPESILGL; encoded by the coding sequence ATGCTTATCGGATGCCCTAAAGAAATCAAAGACCATGAAGACCGCGTTGGTCTGGTCCCTTCTTCTGTTCTGGAACTGGTCGCCAATGGCCATGAAGTCCTGATTGAAACCAATGCCGGTGCCGGTATTGGCTGTTCTGACGAGGACTATGCTGCGGCAGGCGCGAAAATCGCCGCCACTGCCGACGAAATCTTCGCCAAGGCCGAGATGGTCGTCAAAGTCAAGGAGCCCCTCGCTGTTGAGCGCGCCAAGCTGCGCCCCGGTCAGCTTCTCTTCACATATCTGCATTTGGCTCCGGATGCTGCCCAGACCGAAGACTTGATCAAGTCGGGCGCAACCTGCATTGCCTATGAAACCGTAACGTCCCCGACCGGCGCTCTGCCGCTTCTGTTCCCGATGTCTGAAGTTGCTGGTCGTCTGGCTCCTCAGGTCGGTGCCCAGGCGCTGGAAAATACTGGCGGCGGCATGGGCATTCTGCTCGGTGGCGTACCCGGTGTTGATCCTGCTGAAGTCGTCATCATTGGCGCTGGCGTATCCGGCACCAACGCTGCACGCGTCGCTCTGGGCATGGGCGCAAACGTCACCATGGTCGACCGCAACACCAACGCATTGCGCGCCGCTGTCGACCGTTTTGGCTCCGCCATCAAAACCGTCTACTCCAACAAGGGCAATATCGCTCGCTTGGTTGCCAAGGCTGATCTGGTCATCGGCACGGTGCTGATCCCCGGTGCGGAAACACCCAAGCTGGTAACCGCTGATATGATCAAGACCATGCGTCCGGGCTCTGCTGTCGTGGACGTTGCCATCGATCAGGGCGGCTGCTTTGAAACGTCCAAGGCAACCACACACTCCGATCCAACCTATGTGGTTGATGGTGTGGTTCACTATTGCGTTGCCAACATGCCGGGCTGCGTAGCGCGCACTTCCACCTTCGCGCTCAACAACGCAACTCTTCCATTTGCTCTGGCTCTGGCCAACAAGGGCTGGGTAGAGGCTTGCAAGGCCGATCCATATCTGCGCACCGGCCTCAACGTGCATGATGGCAAGGTTACTTATGAAGCTGTCGCCAAGGCTCTTGGCTATGACTTTGTATCCCCTGAAAGCATTCTGGGTCTCTGA
- the ribB gene encoding 3,4-dihydroxy-2-butanone-4-phosphate synthase, with protein sequence MADMERVAQAIRAFEKGEMVVVTDDDDRENEGDLIVAATKITPEQMGFIIRHSSGIVCAPMTGERARHLNLNPMVSHNDAPLSTAFTVSVDYKHGTTTGISGEERCMTVHGLANGNSGASDFVRPGHIFPLIAKEGGVLVRSGHTEAAVDLCNLAGLPPVGVISELVNDDGTVKKGPDIITFAKEHGITHVSVADLIAYRQRIERLVDRIEEFNIDTRFGPARAVTFKAKFDDMEHVALIFGDIRDGKDIPVRIHQENVLADIFGTSGTLDKISERFAADRGVLVYLRDGSPCVATGSMRPRDALELAQNEEHKSAKGRENSWRDIGLGAQILKDLGISSIRLLSSRERTYVGLDGFGLEISGTDII encoded by the coding sequence ATGGCCGATATGGAACGGGTAGCGCAAGCCATTCGCGCTTTTGAAAAGGGCGAGATGGTCGTCGTCACCGATGACGATGATCGCGAAAACGAAGGCGATCTTATTGTCGCTGCGACAAAAATCACACCAGAACAGATGGGTTTCATCATTCGGCACAGTTCTGGCATTGTCTGTGCGCCCATGACTGGAGAGCGTGCGCGCCATCTCAACCTTAACCCGATGGTGTCGCACAACGACGCCCCCCTCTCTACGGCTTTTACTGTGTCTGTCGACTACAAACACGGCACCACCACCGGCATTTCCGGCGAGGAGCGCTGCATGACGGTGCATGGCCTTGCCAACGGCAACTCTGGCGCCAGCGATTTTGTCCGTCCGGGGCACATCTTTCCGCTGATCGCAAAGGAAGGCGGCGTACTTGTTCGTTCCGGCCACACGGAGGCTGCTGTTGATCTGTGCAATCTGGCTGGCTTGCCGCCTGTTGGTGTGATTTCCGAATTGGTGAACGATGATGGCACGGTCAAGAAGGGACCAGATATCATCACCTTCGCCAAGGAGCACGGTATAACTCATGTATCCGTTGCCGATCTCATCGCCTATCGCCAGCGCATAGAGCGCCTGGTGGATCGCATCGAAGAGTTCAACATTGACACCCGCTTTGGTCCGGCACGTGCTGTGACCTTCAAGGCAAAATTCGATGATATGGAGCATGTCGCCCTGATCTTCGGTGACATCCGCGACGGCAAGGACATTCCGGTCCGTATCCATCAGGAAAATGTGCTCGCTGACATTTTCGGCACCTCGGGCACGCTGGACAAGATTTCCGAGAGATTTGCTGCGGATCGCGGTGTTCTGGTCTATCTGCGTGATGGCTCGCCTTGTGTGGCCACCGGTTCCATGCGCCCGCGCGATGCTCTGGAGCTGGCTCAGAACGAAGAGCACAAAAGCGCCAAGGGTCGTGAGAATAGCTGGCGTGACATTGGTCTTGGTGCGCAGATTCTAAAAGATCTTGGCATTTCCTCCATCCGTCTTTTGTCATCCCGCGAACGCACCTATGTGGGGCTTGATGGTTTTGGTCTGGAGATCTCTGGCACCGATATCATCTAG